In a genomic window of Microbacterium amylolyticum:
- a CDS encoding NAD(P)-dependent oxidoreductase, producing MTTSIVLSVPTQQLADDVQAIIDPSLGIDVVVWADGDAPRERIDVVVPPYMKQGAMLRAIADVHPSLVQGQAIGYDGVANVLPDGLVYANAASVHETATAELTLALLLAAQRGLVDIVRAQDRGEWNSFWTPGLADRRVVLLGYGGVGKAIAARLAPFEVDIVPVASRPRDEDGVHVHGIDELTALLGTADILVNVLPGGPATRHLIDDAALSALPDGALVVNVGRGTTFDTDALVGHLSRGRIRMASDVFDPEPLPADHPLWQQENVFITPHVGGLSAAMRPRIARLVARQAERIARGESPVNVVIGA from the coding sequence GTGACCACTTCGATCGTGCTTTCCGTGCCCACACAGCAGCTCGCCGACGACGTCCAGGCCATCATTGATCCGTCGCTGGGTATCGATGTTGTGGTGTGGGCGGACGGTGACGCTCCGCGCGAACGCATCGACGTCGTTGTTCCGCCATACATGAAACAGGGGGCGATGCTCAGGGCGATCGCCGATGTTCACCCCTCCCTGGTGCAGGGACAGGCAATCGGCTACGACGGCGTTGCGAACGTTCTGCCGGACGGCCTCGTGTACGCCAACGCCGCGAGTGTGCACGAAACGGCAACGGCCGAGCTGACCCTCGCTCTGCTCCTCGCCGCACAGCGCGGACTCGTCGACATCGTGCGCGCACAGGATCGCGGCGAGTGGAACAGCTTCTGGACGCCGGGGCTGGCTGACCGCCGTGTCGTTCTGCTCGGCTACGGCGGCGTCGGCAAGGCGATCGCCGCGCGCCTGGCCCCGTTCGAAGTCGACATCGTTCCCGTTGCCTCACGCCCCCGCGACGAGGACGGTGTCCACGTGCACGGTATTGATGAGCTCACGGCGCTGCTCGGAACGGCCGACATCCTCGTCAATGTGCTTCCGGGCGGCCCCGCCACCCGACACCTCATCGATGACGCCGCCCTCTCGGCGCTTCCGGACGGCGCGCTCGTCGTCAACGTCGGGCGTGGCACGACATTCGACACGGACGCGCTCGTCGGCCATCTCTCGCGCGGCCGGATCCGGATGGCGAGTGACGTTTTCGATCCCGAACCGCTTCCCGCCGATCACCCGCTGTGGCAGCAAGAGAACGTGTTCATCACACCGCACGTCGGCGGTCTGTCCGCCGCGATGCGGCCACGGATCGCACGACTGGTCGCCCGCCAGGCCGAGCGCATCGCTCGCGGCGAATCACCCGTCAACGTGGTGATCGGCGCGTGA
- a CDS encoding uracil-xanthine permease family protein, translating into MFGWTLHGDGRTVAPGKVVAPGERLNWPATTAMGLQHVIAMFGATFLVPSITGFPVSTTLLFSGVGTILFLLVTRNRLPSYLGSSFAFIAPVTAATAQNEIGSALAGIVAVGVLLALVGVVVQMAGLAWVNAFMPPVVAGAIVALIGFNLAPLAWTNYEQQAITATVTLAAVILFSVSFRGFLGRVSIFLGVIVGYITAAFRGELDFDKVADASWIGLPQFHAPDFASPGTWSVLAMFLPVVLVLVAENVGHVRGVATMTDDSVNQYTSRALIADGIATTLAGAGGGSGTTTYGENIGVMAATRVYSTAVYWIAGGTAILLAFSPKIGEVFNSIPVGVLGGVTTALYGLIGLIGIKIWVDNRVDFSLPVNQYTAAVALVIGIANFGMHLGDFVFEGIVIGTVAALVIYHLGGAIARARKTM; encoded by the coding sequence ATGTTCGGTTGGACTCTGCACGGCGACGGCCGCACCGTCGCCCCCGGAAAGGTTGTCGCCCCCGGCGAGCGCCTGAATTGGCCCGCGACGACCGCGATGGGTCTGCAACATGTGATCGCGATGTTCGGGGCGACGTTCCTCGTTCCGTCGATTACGGGCTTCCCCGTTTCGACAACGCTGCTGTTCTCGGGCGTCGGCACGATTCTGTTCTTGCTGGTCACGCGAAACCGCCTGCCGAGCTACCTCGGATCGTCGTTCGCGTTTATTGCTCCGGTCACGGCCGCAACGGCGCAGAACGAGATCGGTTCGGCTCTCGCCGGAATCGTTGCGGTTGGCGTGTTGCTCGCCCTCGTGGGTGTCGTCGTGCAGATGGCGGGGCTGGCGTGGGTCAACGCATTTATGCCGCCCGTTGTGGCGGGAGCGATCGTCGCACTCATCGGCTTTAACCTCGCCCCGCTGGCATGGACGAACTACGAACAGCAGGCCATCACGGCAACCGTGACCCTGGCGGCCGTGATCCTGTTCTCGGTGTCCTTCCGCGGCTTCCTTGGACGTGTGTCGATCTTCCTCGGCGTGATCGTCGGCTACATCACGGCGGCGTTCCGGGGCGAGCTTGATTTCGACAAGGTGGCGGACGCCAGCTGGATCGGTCTTCCGCAGTTTCACGCACCCGATTTCGCCTCTCCCGGCACCTGGTCGGTCCTGGCGATGTTCCTGCCCGTTGTGCTGGTGCTCGTTGCCGAGAACGTCGGCCACGTGCGCGGTGTTGCGACGATGACGGACGACTCGGTGAACCAGTACACCAGCCGCGCGCTGATCGCCGACGGTATCGCCACGACGCTCGCGGGCGCCGGCGGCGGCTCGGGAACGACCACGTACGGCGAGAACATCGGCGTGATGGCCGCGACGCGCGTGTACTCAACGGCCGTCTACTGGATCGCGGGCGGAACAGCGATTCTGCTCGCCTTCTCCCCCAAGATCGGCGAGGTCTTCAACTCGATTCCCGTGGGCGTGCTGGGCGGTGTGACAACGGCGCTCTACGGACTGATCGGGCTGATCGGGATCAAGATCTGGGTGGACAACCGCGTCGATTTCTCGCTGCCGGTGAACCAGTACACCGCGGCCGTTGCGCTCGTGATCGGGATCGCGAACTTCGGAATGCACCTGGGCGACTTCGTTTTCGAAGGCATCGTGATCGGCACGGTCGCGGCGCTGGTGATCTACCACCTCGGTGGCGCAATCGCCCGCGCACGCAAGACGATGTGA
- a CDS encoding LacI family DNA-binding transcriptional regulator, with protein sequence MTPTPERGAATIEQVARVAGVSRSTVSRVLGGGERVSPEALTAVREAISALNYVPSRAARSLASRQTHAIALIVPEDTTRFFGDPYFAAIVSGIESRLRETDYILNLFIASDDPRSKTASYIESGNVDGAIVVSHHTSDTYVERIAQAVPVVYGGRPVRTRDGDYFVDVDNVLAGEEATAYLISRGARRIGMITGPRDMRAGIDRLEGHRRALAAVGLPEGPIEDGGFTRAGGAEAARRILDGGEPFDALFVASDLMARGAIDALRDADLRVPDDVLIVGFDDSPVAIGATPALTTIRQPSFHAGELITNTLLSRLRGEPAEHATVLPTELIIRDSA encoded by the coding sequence ATGACCCCGACCCCCGAAAGGGGCGCCGCAACGATCGAGCAGGTGGCTCGCGTTGCCGGCGTCTCGCGGTCAACCGTCTCCCGCGTTCTCGGCGGCGGTGAGCGCGTCAGCCCCGAAGCGCTCACCGCCGTTCGCGAGGCGATCAGCGCCCTGAACTATGTCCCGAGCCGCGCCGCGCGTTCGCTCGCATCGCGGCAAACGCACGCGATTGCGCTCATCGTTCCCGAGGACACCACCCGATTCTTCGGCGATCCCTATTTCGCGGCGATCGTTTCGGGAATCGAATCGCGCCTGCGCGAAACCGACTACATCCTTAATCTCTTCATCGCCTCGGACGATCCGCGCTCCAAAACGGCGTCGTATATCGAGTCGGGCAATGTTGACGGGGCAATCGTCGTTTCGCACCACACGAGCGACACCTACGTTGAGCGGATCGCGCAGGCCGTTCCCGTCGTCTACGGTGGCCGTCCCGTACGCACCCGCGACGGGGACTACTTCGTCGACGTGGACAACGTTCTCGCGGGCGAGGAGGCGACCGCCTACCTCATCTCGCGCGGAGCTCGCCGTATCGGCATGATTACCGGACCGCGCGATATGCGCGCCGGTATCGACCGTCTCGAGGGGCACCGACGGGCACTCGCCGCTGTTGGCCTCCCCGAGGGGCCGATCGAAGACGGCGGGTTCACCCGCGCAGGGGGAGCCGAAGCTGCGCGTCGCATCCTCGACGGGGGTGAGCCTTTCGACGCGCTGTTCGTGGCGAGTGATCTCATGGCGCGCGGAGCGATCGATGCCCTGCGTGACGCCGATCTGCGCGTGCCCGACGATGTGCTGATCGTGGGCTTTGACGACTCACCCGTGGCGATCGGCGCGACGCCGGCGCTGACCACCATTCGGCAGCCCAGCTTTCACGCGGGCGAGCTCATCACAAACACGCTCCTGTCGCGGCTTCGCGGAGAGCCGGCCGAGCACGCCACGGTGCTGCCGACCGAGCTCATCATCCGCGACAGCGCCTGA
- the zapE gene encoding AFG1/ZapE family ATPase produces the protein MIERDDRQRALVAALGQGDSIYVHGPAGRGKTHIVDAHLRHTAQAPLRVHFHAFLATLHRAVFARQTAIREQRLAAGSTNEDPANGPPDPVEAALADVIGEARVLAFDEFHLHDPGDARLLTRLLEFVLAHGIRLIATSNYPPGLLLPDPVWHHIALPGIRMIEHQMTVFHLDGGRDYRQPGTTGFGSGIWTRSRPQLPPRGTAESGARVDVGERTFTVTATAGDEIWLTFSELCEQATSTIEFLAWAQRFRRWNILDIPRFDTVPPGAQQRFLTAVDILVDADIATTFTSLVRRDDFIASAGARPDAPRLASRLRMLHES, from the coding sequence GTGATCGAGCGAGACGATCGCCAGCGCGCCCTCGTCGCCGCGCTCGGCCAGGGCGACAGCATCTACGTGCACGGCCCCGCAGGACGCGGCAAAACGCACATCGTCGACGCCCACCTCCGTCACACAGCGCAGGCACCGCTTCGCGTTCACTTCCACGCCTTCCTCGCCACCCTGCACCGCGCCGTCTTCGCGCGACAGACCGCGATCCGAGAACAGCGGCTCGCGGCAGGATCGACGAACGAGGACCCGGCAAACGGCCCGCCCGATCCCGTCGAGGCCGCCCTCGCCGATGTCATCGGCGAGGCACGCGTTCTCGCTTTTGACGAGTTTCACTTGCACGATCCCGGCGATGCCCGCCTCCTCACGCGCCTTCTCGAGTTCGTCCTGGCGCACGGCATCCGGTTGATTGCCACGTCGAACTATCCGCCGGGTCTCCTGCTCCCCGACCCCGTGTGGCACCACATCGCACTGCCGGGAATCCGGATGATCGAGCACCAGATGACCGTTTTTCACCTCGACGGCGGGCGCGACTACCGCCAGCCAGGGACCACCGGTTTCGGCTCCGGAATCTGGACGAGGTCACGCCCGCAGCTCCCCCCGCGCGGTACCGCCGAGAGCGGCGCGAGGGTCGATGTCGGCGAGCGGACGTTCACCGTGACGGCAACAGCGGGGGATGAGATCTGGCTGACGTTTTCCGAGCTGTGCGAACAGGCGACGTCAACGATCGAATTCCTCGCCTGGGCCCAGCGATTTCGCCGCTGGAACATCCTCGACATTCCGCGGTTCGACACCGTCCCACCCGGAGCCCAGCAGCGTTTTCTCACCGCCGTCGACATTCTCGTTGACGCGGATATCGCCACCACCTTCACGAGCCTGGTCCGCCGCGACGATTTCATCGCCTCGGCCGGTGCGCGGCCAGATGCGCCACGCCTCGCCAGCCGCCTGCGCATGCTTCACGAGAGCTGA
- a CDS encoding carbohydrate ABC transporter permease, producing MTDLLKPHQAGGDATATIVAPKDRTGRPRRIRGYRPGFWVYGGLIAVLLASLFPLYFSFLIGSGDSSTLRDPNRSWIPGGNFFANAAAVVNDPSVNFWRALWNSIWTSTVIAVAVVMSSTIAGWAFAKLRFPGNKALLAFVIATMAVPQQLGVVPLYVLFAELGWTGKVGAVIVPMLASAFGVFWMTQYLRQAVPDELIEAARVDGASMIRTFWTVGMTAARPAAAMLFLFTFVQAWNNFFWPFIVLDRQDPTLPVALALLQSNHFVDYSIVLAGVVLATLPLLLLFVVAGRQLVSGIMAGAVKG from the coding sequence ATGACCGATCTGCTGAAGCCCCATCAGGCAGGCGGAGACGCCACGGCCACGATTGTCGCGCCAAAGGATCGCACGGGACGTCCGCGGCGTATCCGCGGCTACCGTCCGGGATTCTGGGTATACGGAGGGCTTATCGCGGTTCTTCTCGCGAGCCTGTTCCCGCTGTATTTCTCGTTCCTCATCGGTTCGGGAGACTCCTCAACACTGCGCGATCCCAACCGGTCGTGGATTCCCGGCGGAAACTTCTTCGCGAACGCGGCGGCCGTTGTGAACGATCCGTCCGTCAACTTCTGGCGGGCCCTGTGGAACAGCATCTGGACGTCGACGGTCATCGCCGTTGCGGTTGTGATGTCCTCGACCATCGCCGGCTGGGCCTTTGCGAAGCTCCGCTTTCCCGGCAACAAGGCGTTGCTCGCGTTCGTCATCGCGACGATGGCCGTTCCGCAGCAGCTGGGCGTTGTCCCGCTGTACGTGCTGTTTGCCGAACTGGGGTGGACGGGCAAGGTGGGGGCCGTTATCGTCCCCATGCTCGCGAGCGCCTTCGGAGTGTTCTGGATGACGCAGTATCTGCGCCAGGCTGTTCCCGATGAGCTCATCGAAGCGGCACGCGTCGACGGCGCCAGCATGATCCGCACGTTCTGGACGGTCGGCATGACGGCGGCGCGTCCGGCGGCGGCGATGCTGTTCCTTTTCACCTTCGTCCAGGCCTGGAACAACTTCTTCTGGCCGTTTATCGTCTTGGACCGACAGGACCCAACGCTGCCGGTCGCGCTCGCGCTGCTGCAGTCCAATCACTTCGTTGACTATTCGATCGTTCTCGCCGGTGTCGTTCTCGCGACGCTGCCTCTGCTCCTGCTGTTCGTGGTGGCCGGACGGCAGCTTGTCAGCGGCATCATGGCGGGCGCTGTAAAGGGATAA
- a CDS encoding ABC transporter substrate-binding protein: protein MSTPANRRAAGGIAVVAAGALALAGCGASDADTDANTGDGSAPTELSISTFNDFGYTEELLAMYEEETGIRVIHNRAATSNDARYNLFQKLGSSGLSDIEGVEVDWFAELMEYSDLLAPVPAGVEGRWLDWKEAAATDADGNLVAYGTDIGPQGICFRADLFEAAGLPSDRDEVAELFPTWDAFFDVADDYVEATGQPFIDASNSVLQGMVNQLTEIYETPDGEIIADSNSAVREAYDTVIERALPVSAYAGQWSDDWYASMSSGEFATMLCPPWMHGIIAGEAPNVDGWDVASAYPGGGSNWGGSYLVVPANGDNVEAAQALADWLTSPETQVKAFENAGAFPSQPAAYESESLTGYVSEYFNDAPTGQIGIDRAESVSVEPFKGPKFFPIHDALNQAVTRVFDGLESPDDSWNTWLNEVASL from the coding sequence ATGAGTACCCCCGCTAATCGACGCGCAGCAGGCGGCATCGCCGTTGTTGCCGCCGGAGCCCTCGCCCTCGCCGGGTGCGGTGCATCTGATGCTGACACTGACGCGAACACCGGAGACGGTTCCGCGCCGACCGAGCTGAGCATCTCGACGTTCAACGACTTCGGTTACACGGAAGAACTCCTTGCGATGTACGAGGAAGAAACCGGCATTCGCGTTATCCACAATCGCGCAGCCACCTCAAACGACGCACGCTACAACCTCTTCCAGAAGCTCGGTAGCTCCGGCCTGTCCGACATCGAGGGCGTCGAGGTTGACTGGTTCGCCGAGCTGATGGAGTACTCGGATCTGCTTGCTCCCGTTCCCGCCGGCGTTGAAGGTCGATGGCTCGACTGGAAGGAAGCCGCCGCAACGGACGCCGACGGCAACCTCGTTGCATACGGAACCGACATCGGTCCGCAGGGCATCTGTTTCCGCGCCGACCTGTTCGAAGCGGCGGGTCTGCCGAGCGACCGCGACGAGGTCGCCGAGCTCTTCCCCACGTGGGACGCCTTCTTCGACGTCGCCGACGACTACGTTGAAGCAACCGGCCAGCCCTTCATCGACGCCTCCAACTCGGTGCTGCAGGGCATGGTCAACCAGCTGACCGAGATCTACGAGACGCCGGATGGCGAGATCATCGCTGACAGCAACTCCGCCGTGCGCGAGGCCTACGACACCGTCATCGAGCGTGCCCTCCCCGTTTCGGCCTACGCCGGCCAGTGGTCGGACGACTGGTACGCGTCGATGTCGAGCGGCGAGTTCGCCACGATGCTCTGCCCGCCGTGGATGCACGGCATCATCGCCGGCGAGGCACCGAACGTCGATGGCTGGGACGTCGCAAGCGCGTACCCGGGTGGCGGAAGCAACTGGGGCGGTTCGTACCTTGTCGTCCCCGCAAACGGAGACAACGTCGAAGCGGCTCAGGCACTTGCCGACTGGCTGACCTCGCCCGAAACGCAGGTCAAGGCGTTTGAGAACGCCGGCGCCTTCCCGAGCCAGCCCGCCGCCTACGAGAGCGAGTCGCTCACGGGCTATGTCAGCGAGTACTTCAACGACGCGCCGACGGGGCAGATCGGCATCGATCGCGCCGAGTCGGTCAGCGTCGAGCCATTCAAGGGCCCGAAGTTCTTCCCGATCCACGATGCGCTCAACCAGGCGGTCACTCGCGTGTTCGACGGGCTCGAAAGCCCCGATGACAGTTGGAACACGTGGCTGAACGAGGTCGCGTCGCTCTAA
- the purQ gene encoding phosphoribosylformylglycinamidine synthase subunit PurQ: MTARIGVITFPGSLDDRDAQRAVQVAGGEAVALWHGSHDLQGVDAVILPGGFSYGDYLRAGAIAALAPIMAEVKDAAAKGMPVLGICNGFQMLVEAHLLPGGLIRNAHQQFIRRDQKLTVENNDTAWTSEFSRGQEIIIPLKNADGGFIASADTLERLEGEGQVAFRYQGVNPNGSLNDIAGITNEHGNVVGLMPHPEHAIEPGFGPDTATAMRSGTDGVPFFTSAIAAITHIAA; the protein is encoded by the coding sequence GTGACCGCCCGCATCGGCGTCATCACCTTCCCCGGCTCCCTCGACGACCGCGACGCTCAGCGCGCGGTTCAGGTTGCCGGCGGCGAGGCCGTCGCCCTGTGGCACGGATCACACGATCTCCAGGGCGTCGACGCCGTCATCCTGCCCGGTGGATTCTCGTACGGTGACTACCTGCGAGCCGGCGCCATCGCCGCTCTTGCCCCGATCATGGCAGAGGTCAAAGACGCCGCTGCGAAGGGGATGCCGGTTCTCGGTATCTGCAACGGATTCCAGATGCTCGTGGAGGCACACCTGCTTCCGGGCGGCCTCATCCGTAACGCGCACCAGCAGTTCATCCGCCGCGACCAGAAGCTCACGGTCGAGAACAACGACACGGCATGGACCAGCGAGTTCTCGCGCGGCCAGGAAATCATCATCCCGCTGAAGAACGCCGACGGCGGCTTCATTGCCTCCGCCGATACGCTCGAGCGCCTGGAGGGCGAGGGACAGGTGGCCTTCCGCTACCAGGGTGTGAACCCCAACGGTTCGCTGAACGACATCGCCGGCATCACCAACGAACACGGCAATGTGGTTGGCCTGATGCCGCACCCCGAGCACGCGATCGAGCCCGGCTTCGGTCCCGACACGGCGACGGCAATGCGTTCCGGAACCGACGGCGTTCCGTTCTTCACCAGCGCGATCGCCGCGATCACGCACATCGCGGCCTAA
- a CDS encoding GH1 family beta-glucosidase, which yields MTRLFPADFLFGAATAAYQIEGAAFEDGRTASIWDHFARVPGAVIGADNGDVACDHYHRYRDDVALMRDLGLQSYRFSTSWSRVRPDGGEPNAKGIDFYSRLVDELREADILPWLTLHHWDMPQALEEKGGWTNRDTVDRFVEYALTMHDALGDRVNIWTTLNEPWCSSFLSYTAGAHAPGRQSVRDGLLASHHLMLAHGRVVEELRSRDASLQLGITLNLTMADPADPSDPADADAARRLDGQFNRWFLDPLTRQQYPADIIEDIRAVDGDALTEFEAAVQPGDLQIIGSPIDFLGVNYYHGELVSGHPDTRPVVGGDAPTDRAIRSPFPSNDGIFWHDRGLERTGMGWEVQPEGLTRLLLRVSADNPGLPLYVTENGAAYDDVVADGEINDVERTAFVRKHLAAVSDAIDQGADVRGFFYWSLLDNYEWAWGYEKRFGIVRVNYETQERTVKASGHEYARVIRTREVPAAS from the coding sequence ATGACACGACTCTTCCCCGCCGATTTCCTGTTCGGCGCCGCAACGGCGGCGTACCAGATCGAGGGAGCGGCCTTCGAAGACGGCCGAACGGCCAGCATCTGGGACCACTTCGCTCGCGTGCCCGGTGCCGTGATCGGCGCTGACAACGGCGATGTCGCGTGTGATCACTATCACCGCTACCGCGACGATGTCGCGCTCATGCGCGATCTCGGGCTGCAGTCATATCGCTTCTCCACCTCGTGGTCGCGCGTGCGGCCAGACGGCGGGGAGCCGAACGCGAAGGGAATCGACTTCTACTCGCGTCTCGTCGATGAACTCCGTGAGGCCGACATTCTGCCGTGGCTCACGCTCCACCACTGGGACATGCCGCAGGCCCTAGAAGAAAAGGGCGGCTGGACGAACCGCGACACCGTCGACCGTTTCGTCGAGTACGCGCTCACCATGCATGACGCGCTGGGCGATCGCGTGAACATCTGGACCACGCTCAATGAGCCATGGTGTTCATCGTTCCTGTCGTACACGGCCGGTGCCCACGCGCCGGGCCGGCAGAGCGTGCGGGACGGACTTCTGGCGTCCCACCACCTGATGCTCGCTCACGGTCGCGTCGTTGAGGAGCTGCGATCGCGCGATGCGAGCCTGCAGCTGGGCATCACTCTCAACCTCACGATGGCTGATCCCGCTGATCCGTCAGATCCCGCGGATGCTGATGCCGCCCGCCGTCTGGACGGCCAGTTCAACCGATGGTTCCTCGACCCCCTCACGCGTCAACAGTATCCGGCCGACATCATCGAGGACATCCGCGCGGTCGACGGGGACGCGTTAACCGAGTTCGAGGCCGCCGTGCAGCCGGGCGACCTTCAGATCATCGGAAGCCCGATCGATTTCCTCGGCGTGAATTACTATCACGGCGAGCTCGTCTCGGGGCACCCGGACACCCGTCCGGTCGTGGGCGGCGACGCTCCGACCGATCGCGCGATTCGGTCGCCGTTTCCGTCGAACGACGGCATTTTCTGGCACGATCGCGGTCTCGAACGCACGGGAATGGGATGGGAAGTTCAGCCCGAGGGCCTCACCCGCTTGCTCCTGCGCGTGAGCGCTGACAACCCCGGACTGCCTCTCTACGTCACGGAAAACGGCGCCGCGTACGACGATGTCGTCGCGGACGGAGAGATCAACGACGTCGAGCGCACGGCTTTCGTGCGGAAGCATCTCGCGGCTGTCTCCGATGCGATCGACCAGGGCGCCGATGTGCGAGGCTTCTTCTACTGGTCGTTGCTCGACAATTACGAGTGGGCTTGGGGCTACGAGAAGCGCTTCGGTATCGTCCGAGTGAACTACGAAACGCAGGAACGCACGGTCAAGGCATCGGGACACGAATACGCGCGCGTGATTCGCACGCGAGAGGTTCCTGCCGCCTCCTGA
- a CDS encoding carbohydrate ABC transporter permease, giving the protein MLIADKGAARTASPPPSPPSDRQRRVRVLSFSQKLSRWDLKVSPFLYISPFFLLFAIVGLFPLIYTAVISFMDWDQIRQEGEFIGFDQYAWILSQPKFWIALRNTFSIFLLSSVPQLILALFIATMLDRHIRAKTFWRMSALLPYVVAPVAVGLIFNALYADNSGQINAWLTAIGIGPIPWHVEPFWSHVAISTMVNYRWTGYNALILLAAMQAIPRDYYEAARVDGAGVLRQFWSITLPSLKPTFIFVIITSTIGGLQVFEEPRMFDQYGQGGAASQWLTITLYLYNLGWSEWNFGRAAAMAWLLFLIILAIGLINLLVTQKLIGDAGGRGPTLTRAQRRQLARDQRDRRAQNKEGAR; this is encoded by the coding sequence ATGCTGATTGCTGACAAGGGGGCGGCGCGCACAGCGTCGCCCCCGCCCTCGCCTCCGTCTGACCGTCAGCGCCGCGTGCGCGTGCTGAGCTTCTCGCAGAAGCTCAGCCGGTGGGACCTCAAGGTCTCGCCCTTCCTCTATATCTCCCCGTTCTTCCTGCTGTTCGCCATCGTCGGTCTGTTCCCCCTCATCTACACCGCCGTGATCTCGTTCATGGACTGGGACCAGATCCGGCAGGAGGGCGAATTCATCGGCTTCGACCAGTACGCCTGGATTCTGAGCCAGCCGAAGTTCTGGATCGCGCTGCGCAACACGTTCAGCATCTTCCTGCTCTCGAGCGTCCCCCAGCTGATTCTCGCGCTGTTCATCGCCACGATGCTCGACCGGCACATCCGCGCCAAGACCTTCTGGCGGATGAGCGCGCTGCTGCCGTATGTCGTGGCCCCCGTTGCCGTCGGCCTCATCTTCAACGCTCTCTACGCCGACAACTCCGGGCAGATCAACGCCTGGCTGACGGCCATCGGAATCGGCCCGATCCCGTGGCACGTTGAACCCTTCTGGAGTCACGTCGCGATTTCCACGATGGTCAACTACCGATGGACGGGCTACAACGCCCTCATTCTGCTCGCCGCAATGCAGGCAATTCCTCGTGACTATTACGAGGCCGCCCGTGTGGACGGAGCAGGTGTCTTGCGGCAGTTCTGGTCCATCACGCTTCCGTCGCTGAAGCCCACCTTCATCTTCGTCATCATCACCTCGACGATCGGCGGCCTGCAAGTCTTCGAAGAGCCGCGGATGTTCGACCAGTACGGACAGGGCGGTGCCGCCAGCCAGTGGCTCACGATCACCCTCTACCTGTACAACCTCGGTTGGTCCGAGTGGAACTTCGGGCGTGCGGCCGCCATGGCCTGGCTCCTGTTCCTCATCATCCTCGCCATCGGGCTGATCAACCTTCTCGTCACACAGAAGTTGATCGGCGATGCCGGCGGGCGAGGTCCCACACTCACTCGCGCACAGCGACGGCAGTTGGCGCGCGATCAGCGTGATCGCCGCGCACAGAACAAGGAGGGGGCACGATGA
- the purS gene encoding phosphoribosylformylglycinamidine synthase subunit PurS, producing the protein MPTIVVDVMPKAELLDPQGKAVTGSLARLGHGKFQNVRIGKRIELTVDGEVTDEILAEAKQIADEVLSNQVIEDVVGIEVVE; encoded by the coding sequence ATGCCCACCATCGTCGTTGACGTTATGCCCAAGGCCGAGCTGCTGGACCCGCAGGGCAAGGCTGTGACAGGATCGCTCGCGCGCCTCGGCCACGGAAAGTTCCAGAACGTGCGCATCGGCAAGCGCATCGAGCTCACGGTCGACGGTGAGGTCACGGACGAGATCCTCGCCGAGGCGAAGCAGATCGCCGACGAGGTGCTGTCCAACCAGGTCATCGAGGACGTCGTTGGCATCGAGGTGGTCGAGTGA